From the Desulfovibrio sp. JY genome, one window contains:
- a CDS encoding cache domain-containing protein, whose protein sequence is MTNIKDWSISLKIVIVSIVTLTALSVLSVGFFIYELRVYRDDNARALREKLYAQAKAREKETVKQVYEVVNYFYGVSKDEEALKKRVHDRLKAVVDAVVSQARAFYAANKDSMPREELLARITEMARDARFDGGNYIWINDLTPRMVMHPIAPALDGKDLSGYRDPRGVALFNDMVKVAKASGEGMVSYMWDKPGAPGDPKPKVSYVRLMPELGWIFGSGAWIEDSTARLQEEAKAQVSKMRLPDGNYFFIYDTTRPIPRMVMHPIRPDYDGKVMDMPDQNRARSLQSGADGAMENFPADTKNIAQAMLEAVEKTGDGFVTYDWSKPLPDGGATKELYPKLSYVMLFRPWHWIIGMGDYIDGIDQAVADESAQLDNAVRAIVIKLVIASAIFLALMAALTFVIMRRLVNRPIRAIVDYADQVAGGDLDASVGAELTAEMAHLAEAIRAMVAKLKEELEFARGILDSITMPCVVAAPDGTVLLVNRWLAHFMGEKKEPEHYIGRNLRDVFAAHPPVSKTLSEVLGHREIITNVEYDGTYAWGERFFVKIDAAPISGEDGRMLGVFAMLATLTRVKLQQEALAEQNHLIAQAAGTAEGIAARLSDNAKSLAELIDRTSEGVANQRQRTEETATAMEEMNATVLEVAQNAGAAAGSAEEAQSRARQGSDMVREVVRAIGDVKVMAEKLRGDMGDLGQRAEGIGKVLDVISDIADQTNLLALNAAIEAARAGDAGRGFAVVADEVRKLAEKTMAATREVGQAIEDVQQGARRGNEETIKAAEAVTRSTGLAEQAGTALDAIVGMVEGTADQIRAIATAAEQQSATANEISRATEEVSRVASDIREGMEASVTAVRGLNEEAEDLNELIVRMQSTGSGDTGPGQLPA, encoded by the coding sequence ATGACAAACATCAAGGACTGGTCCATCAGCCTCAAGATCGTCATTGTCAGCATCGTAACGCTCACGGCCCTTTCCGTACTTTCCGTGGGTTTTTTCATCTATGAACTGCGCGTCTACCGCGACGACAACGCCCGGGCGCTGCGCGAGAAGCTCTACGCCCAGGCCAAGGCGCGCGAAAAGGAAACGGTCAAGCAAGTCTACGAGGTCGTCAACTACTTTTACGGGGTGTCCAAGGACGAGGAGGCGCTCAAAAAACGCGTCCACGACCGCCTCAAGGCCGTGGTCGACGCCGTGGTCAGCCAGGCCAGGGCCTTCTACGCCGCCAACAAGGACTCCATGCCCCGCGAGGAGCTTCTCGCCCGCATCACGGAGATGGCCAGGGACGCCCGCTTCGACGGCGGCAACTACATCTGGATCAACGACCTGACCCCGCGCATGGTCATGCATCCCATAGCGCCCGCCCTGGACGGCAAGGACCTCTCCGGCTACCGCGATCCCAGGGGCGTGGCGCTTTTCAACGACATGGTCAAGGTGGCCAAGGCGTCCGGCGAGGGCATGGTGTCCTACATGTGGGACAAGCCCGGCGCGCCGGGCGATCCCAAGCCCAAGGTCTCCTATGTGCGGCTCATGCCGGAACTGGGCTGGATCTTCGGCTCCGGAGCCTGGATCGAGGACTCCACGGCCCGGCTTCAGGAGGAAGCCAAGGCGCAGGTGTCCAAGATGCGCCTGCCCGACGGCAACTACTTTTTCATCTACGACACGACCAGGCCCATTCCGCGCATGGTCATGCACCCCATCCGCCCGGATTATGACGGCAAGGTCATGGACATGCCGGACCAGAACCGGGCGCGGAGCCTGCAATCCGGCGCCGACGGCGCGATGGAGAATTTTCCGGCGGACACGAAGAACATCGCCCAGGCCATGCTCGAGGCCGTGGAGAAAACCGGCGACGGCTTCGTGACCTACGACTGGTCCAAGCCGCTGCCGGACGGGGGCGCGACCAAGGAGCTCTATCCCAAACTCAGCTACGTCATGCTGTTTAGGCCCTGGCACTGGATCATCGGCATGGGCGATTACATCGACGGCATCGACCAGGCCGTGGCCGACGAATCGGCCCAGCTCGACAACGCCGTGCGCGCCATCGTGATCAAACTCGTCATCGCCTCCGCCATCTTTCTGGCGCTCATGGCGGCGCTGACCTTTGTCATCATGCGCCGCCTGGTCAACCGTCCGATCCGGGCCATCGTGGACTACGCCGACCAGGTGGCCGGCGGCGACCTCGACGCCTCGGTCGGGGCGGAGCTGACGGCCGAAATGGCCCATCTCGCGGAGGCCATCCGGGCCATGGTGGCCAAGCTCAAGGAAGAACTGGAATTCGCCCGGGGCATCCTCGACTCCATCACCATGCCCTGCGTGGTGGCCGCCCCGGACGGCACGGTGCTTCTGGTCAACCGCTGGCTGGCCCACTTCATGGGCGAGAAAAAGGAGCCGGAGCATTACATCGGCCGCAACCTGCGCGACGTTTTCGCGGCACACCCGCCGGTGTCGAAGACGTTAAGCGAGGTGCTCGGCCATCGGGAGATCATCACCAACGTGGAGTACGACGGGACCTACGCCTGGGGCGAACGGTTCTTCGTCAAGATCGACGCCGCGCCGATCAGCGGCGAGGACGGGCGCATGCTCGGCGTGTTCGCCATGCTGGCCACCCTGACCCGGGTCAAGCTGCAGCAGGAAGCGCTGGCCGAGCAAAACCATCTCATCGCCCAGGCCGCCGGCACGGCCGAGGGCATCGCCGCCCGGCTTTCGGACAACGCCAAATCCCTGGCCGAGCTCATCGACCGCACCAGCGAGGGCGTGGCCAACCAGCGCCAGCGCACCGAGGAGACGGCCACGGCCATGGAAGAGATGAACGCCACCGTGCTGGAGGTCGCCCAGAACGCCGGGGCCGCGGCCGGCAGCGCCGAGGAGGCCCAATCCCGGGCCAGACAGGGATCGGACATGGTGCGCGAGGTGGTGCGGGCCATCGGAGACGTCAAGGTCATGGCCGAGAAGCTCCGCGGCGACATGGGCGACCTCGGGCAACGCGCCGAGGGCATCGGCAAGGTGCTGGACGTCATTTCCGACATCGCCGACCAGACGAACCTGCTGGCCTTAAATGCCGCCATCGAGGCGGCCAGGGCCGGCGATGCCGGACGGGGATTCGCGGTCGTGGCCGACGAGGTCAGAAAGCTCGCCGAAAAAACCATGGCCGCCACCCGCGAGGTGGGCCAGGCCATCGAGGACGTGCAGCAGGGCGCACGGCGCGGCAACGAGGAGACGATCAAGGCGGCCGAGGCCGTCACCCGCAGCACCGGGCTGGCCGAACAGGCCGGCACGGCCCTTGACGCCATCGTGGGCATGGTCGAAGGCACGGCCGA
- the tsaA gene encoding tRNA (N6-threonylcarbamoyladenosine(37)-N6)-methyltransferase TrmO, with amino-acid sequence METTYSFTPIGVIRSPFSSLAGMPVQPGGAREALGRLELLPELAPALADLDGFSHIYLLYVFHASQGFAPTVVPYLDDTPRGLFATRAPRRPNPIGLSVVEIASVAGSVVTVRGVDVLDGTPLLDIKPYAPGFDAPGGVVRSGWMEGRDGVVASVRADARFAPRDGKETG; translated from the coding sequence ATGGAAACGACCTATTCCTTTACGCCCATCGGCGTCATCCGCAGTCCCTTTTCCAGCCTGGCCGGCATGCCGGTCCAGCCCGGCGGGGCCCGCGAGGCCCTGGGCCGGCTGGAGCTCTTGCCCGAACTGGCTCCGGCCCTGGCCGACCTGGACGGCTTTTCCCACATCTATCTCCTCTATGTCTTTCATGCCTCCCAGGGCTTCGCCCCAACGGTGGTGCCCTATCTCGACGACACGCCTCGCGGCCTTTTCGCCACGCGCGCGCCAAGACGCCCCAACCCCATCGGGCTGTCGGTGGTGGAAATCGCGTCGGTTGCGGGAAGTGTGGTGACCGTGCGCGGGGTCGATGTGCTGGACGGCACGCCGCTGCTCGACATCAAGCCCTATGCCCCGGGTTTCGACGCTCCGGGCGGGGTTGTGCGCAGCGGTTGGATGGAGGGCCGCGACGGGGTCGTGGCCTCGGTGCGGGCCGACGCCCGGTTCGCGCCGCGAGACGGCAAGGAGACGGGGTGA
- a CDS encoding SPOR domain-containing protein, translating into MPDFFSMRRPGAACLLLALALLPARLYAGPPQPGPGSSGFDICGALATAPGLTEAWPAANAGVRPGETVMDTDKGFGCRFTPAGKPGSGPVLLEARLTRPTASGVGTAVDRWRVPARKGEPAAIVYAFYPPGRARPGEWSLEVYDGETRLAATTFTVTGAAVRGSVEPPASEEALPDAPQEAAPSDPSAGSVPTSEATPQAPSRPATDTPAPPVATSAAPASEAAPRPAPDTASETPGPQSAPKAAPSEAARPKPAQPAVSKPAATAKGIPAKQVAAKPAATAATGFYALQTGLFADATNADAQAAKLRGRGIPACVVAESGAKGRRYRVLAGRYGDKRAALTMRGEVGRAAGVRPLLFAVDAAQAGRLRCH; encoded by the coding sequence ATGCCCGACTTTTTTTCCATGCGCCGCCCCGGTGCGGCCTGCCTGCTGCTGGCCCTGGCCCTTTTGCCCGCCCGGCTTTACGCCGGGCCGCCGCAGCCCGGACCCGGCTCCTCCGGCTTCGACATCTGCGGGGCGCTGGCCACGGCCCCCGGCCTGACCGAGGCCTGGCCCGCCGCCAACGCGGGCGTGCGGCCGGGCGAGACGGTCATGGACACGGACAAGGGGTTCGGCTGTCGTTTCACGCCGGCCGGCAAGCCGGGCAGCGGCCCCGTCCTTTTGGAAGCGCGGCTGACGCGGCCCACGGCCTCGGGCGTGGGCACGGCCGTGGACCGCTGGCGCGTGCCGGCGCGAAAAGGGGAACCGGCGGCCATTGTCTACGCCTTTTATCCGCCGGGCCGGGCCAGGCCCGGGGAGTGGTCCCTCGAAGTCTATGACGGCGAGACCAGGCTTGCCGCCACGACCTTCACGGTCACCGGCGCGGCGGTCCGGGGCTCCGTCGAGCCTCCCGCATCCGAGGAAGCCCTGCCCGATGCGCCGCAAGAGGCCGCCCCTTCCGACCCGTCGGCCGGATCCGTCCCGACGAGTGAGGCCACGCCCCAGGCGCCGTCCAGGCCGGCAACGGACACGCCAGCCCCGCCCGTCGCCACGTCAGCGGCCCCGGCAAGCGAGGCCGCGCCAAGGCCGGCCCCCGACACCGCTTCGGAGACGCCCGGACCACAGTCCGCACCAAAGGCCGCACCGTCCGAGGCCGCGAGGCCCAAACCGGCGCAGCCGGCCGTAAGCAAACCCGCCGCCACCGCAAAGGGAATCCCGGCAAAACAGGTCGCCGCCAAACCGGCCGCCACTGCGGCAACCGGATTTTACGCCTTGCAGACCGGGCTGTTCGCCGATGCCACCAATGCCGACGCCCAGGCCGCCAAACTTCGCGGCCGGGGCATTCCGGCCTGCGTGGTCGCGGAAAGCGGCGCAAAGGGCCGGCGCTACCGGGTGCTGGCCGGACGCTATGGCGACAAGCGGGCGGCGCTTACGATGCGCGGCGAGGTGGGCCGGGCCGCCGGGGTGCGGCCGCTGCTTTTCGCCGTGGACGCGGCCCAGGCGGGCAGGCTGCGCTGCCATTAG
- a CDS encoding tetratricopeptide repeat protein yields MPNIMRVKTDQTARRYERIVLDYFAAGGVAVIATDDESFARMVKLTLAGIRVDARASCRETVEYDEAVTFTNKAVERLSVPLLLFLERRMRKVTCIKTIKVLKNFYADRVRVIVASTEISREEMMLTHEVGADSFITKPISANAIIEKIAFAIRPNNRLGVLLDRAAELIEAGDLEQAQHITTKAMELKPDSLKCHLLLGDVARKRGEYEAAEKHYQAAARVEKLYIEPLKRLVELSRESGEMDKRLAYLTRLDSLSPLNFERKVEIGETYLAKGDTEKAKGCFEEARRVVTREASDMVSESLMEIARKIGEKDQEMALRFVTEAIEAKGERLSSADLWMFNDRGILLRRQGLWSQAVENYAKALRIAPGDAGLLYNMGVAHADGKQYDTALDYFEKALAADPTLMTQAPSVGYNIATAHHRCRNLGQARDCLRAALAIDPDYAPAKRLLEHLAE; encoded by the coding sequence ATGCCCAATATCATGCGCGTTAAGACCGATCAGACGGCCAGGCGATACGAGCGCATCGTCCTGGACTACTTCGCCGCGGGCGGCGTGGCGGTCATCGCCACCGACGACGAGAGCTTCGCCCGCATGGTCAAGCTGACCCTGGCCGGCATCCGGGTGGATGCCCGGGCGTCGTGCCGCGAGACCGTCGAGTACGACGAGGCCGTGACCTTCACCAACAAGGCCGTGGAACGTCTGTCCGTGCCGCTGCTGCTCTTTCTCGAACGGCGCATGCGCAAGGTCACCTGCATCAAGACCATCAAGGTGCTCAAGAATTTCTATGCCGACCGGGTGCGGGTGATCGTGGCCAGCACCGAAATCTCCCGGGAGGAGATGATGCTGACCCACGAGGTCGGGGCCGACAGCTTCATCACCAAGCCCATCTCGGCCAACGCCATCATCGAAAAGATCGCCTTTGCCATCCGCCCCAACAACCGGCTCGGCGTGCTGCTCGACCGGGCGGCGGAACTGATCGAGGCGGGGGATCTGGAACAGGCGCAGCACATCACGACCAAGGCCATGGAACTCAAGCCCGACAGCCTCAAGTGCCATCTGCTCCTGGGGGACGTTGCCCGCAAGCGCGGGGAATACGAGGCAGCGGAGAAGCATTACCAGGCCGCCGCCCGGGTGGAGAAGCTCTATATCGAGCCGCTCAAAAGGCTTGTCGAGCTGAGCCGGGAGTCCGGGGAGATGGACAAGCGGCTGGCTTACCTGACGCGCCTGGACAGCCTGTCGCCGCTCAATTTCGAGCGCAAGGTGGAAATCGGCGAGACGTATCTGGCCAAGGGCGATACCGAAAAGGCCAAAGGCTGTTTCGAGGAAGCCCGACGCGTGGTCACCCGGGAGGCCTCGGACATGGTCAGCGAGTCGCTGATGGAGATTGCCCGCAAGATCGGCGAAAAGGACCAGGAGATGGCCTTGCGCTTCGTCACCGAGGCCATCGAGGCCAAGGGCGAGCGGCTGTCTTCGGCCGATTTGTGGATGTTCAACGACCGGGGCATATTGCTTCGCCGCCAGGGGCTGTGGTCCCAGGCCGTGGAGAACTACGCCAAGGCCCTGCGCATCGCCCCGGGGGACGCCGGCCTGCTCTACAACATGGGCGTTGCCCACGCCGACGGCAAGCAGTACGATACGGCTCTCGACTATTTTGAAAAGGCCCTGGCCGCCGATCCGACCCTGATGACCCAGGCTCCCTCGGTCGGCTACAACATCGCCACGGCCCACCACCGTTGCCGCAACCTGGGGCAGGCCCGCGACTGCCTGCGCGCCGCATTGGCCATCGATCCCGACTACGCCCCGGCCAAACGCCTGCTCGAACACCTCGCCGAATAA
- a CDS encoding response regulator — translation MGVRQKILFVDDDAELIASLKRKLRRKFAVDVAEGPLRALEAVTENGPYAVVVSDLRMPGIDGLEFLTRLKKTCPDTIRIMLTGYADLQEAMRAVNTGGVFRFLAKPCPEEELEEALVAGVAQYLQVTGEKDFLKSSLRGIIKVLTDLLGLLNPEAMARSARVKRLVVAMARYCDAPDVWRIELAVMLSQLGAMVMPESMFASLRARGTLEGERAALFALHPSIGADLLDNIPKLGEVAHIIRHQETPFAGGGEDGPSGKQIPLGSRLLKAALDYDRLLTSGVGRDVALAAMAGREGLYDPSVLELLGVLAGAREGYSRGEATVTSLTAGMVLEEDICLGTGETAAVAGQVVDPGLIERLQDLGAFRKQTLKVLSPATETAASDMTDPALLALLRRVRSALPDT, via the coding sequence ATGGGCGTCAGACAAAAGATACTGTTCGTCGACGACGACGCGGAACTCATTGCATCGCTGAAGCGCAAGCTGCGGCGCAAGTTCGCCGTCGACGTGGCCGAGGGGCCGCTTCGCGCCTTGGAAGCCGTCACCGAAAACGGCCCCTACGCGGTGGTCGTCTCGGACCTGCGCATGCCGGGCATCGACGGCCTGGAATTCCTCACCCGGCTCAAAAAGACCTGTCCCGACACCATCCGCATCATGCTCACCGGCTACGCCGACCTGCAGGAGGCCATGCGCGCCGTCAATACGGGCGGCGTGTTCCGCTTTCTGGCCAAGCCCTGCCCCGAGGAGGAGCTGGAGGAGGCGCTTGTCGCGGGCGTGGCCCAGTATCTCCAGGTCACGGGCGAAAAGGACTTTCTCAAAAGCTCGCTGCGGGGCATCATCAAGGTGCTCACCGACCTGCTCGGGCTGCTCAATCCCGAGGCCATGGCCCGCTCGGCCCGGGTCAAGCGGCTGGTCGTGGCCATGGCCCGCTACTGCGACGCCCCGGACGTCTGGCGCATCGAACTGGCCGTCATGCTGTCCCAGCTCGGGGCCATGGTCATGCCCGAGTCCATGTTCGCCAGCCTGCGGGCCAGGGGAACCCTGGAGGGCGAGCGGGCCGCGCTTTTCGCCCTCCATCCGTCCATCGGCGCGGACCTGCTGGACAACATCCCCAAGCTCGGCGAGGTGGCCCACATCATCCGCCACCAGGAAACCCCCTTTGCCGGGGGCGGGGAGGACGGCCCCTCGGGCAAACAAATCCCCCTCGGCTCGCGGCTGCTCAAGGCGGCCCTGGACTACGACCGGCTGCTGACCTCCGGCGTCGGCCGCGACGTGGCCCTGGCCGCCATGGCCGGGCGCGAAGGACTCTACGACCCCAGTGTCCTGGAACTGCTCGGCGTGCTGGCCGGCGCGCGCGAAGGCTACAGCCGGGGCGAGGCCACGGTCACGTCCCTGACGGCCGGCATGGTTCTGGAAGAGGACATCTGTCTCGGCACCGGCGAAACGGCGGCCGTGGCCGGGCAGGTGGTGGATCCGGGGCTGATCGAGCGTTTGCAGGACCTCGGCGCGTTTCGCAAGCAGACCCTCAAGGTGCTTTCGCCCGCCACCGAAACCGCCGCTTCCGACATGACCGATCCGGCGCTGCTGGCCCTTTTGCGCCGGGTCAGAAGCGCCCTGCCGGACACGTAA
- a CDS encoding PAS domain-containing protein, translated as MNRHRPRCRKAPKGPCDPRAPYFEALFDSLDMGLCFLDTNRKVVAVNEALRHFYPGDFAPGRPCPGDADACRPCLAEEALASGKPANRVADVLGPDGATRQVESACHPLRDADGRVFGLVEIVRDVSRCVSTEREMAMAGQDIEMLLGSIRSILVGLDGEDRVRRFNASAEATFGLAAGQATGKDFFALPLAWDGRALREAVTASRDTLSPVRVDEVRCRIPDGSERVLGLTVNPVPAASGSQAGVLLLGQDLAEIKARELKTIQERRMQAIGRLAAGIAHEINTPLQYVTYNAGFLEESFTDILRLLAACRRLAEAAAGGSEAIAAAARELDALIEETDLDYLRQEIPAAIANSRKGLHQVSEISAAMRQMSHPGTGESLFFDINAAVRDIVTITRNAWKHAAEVELELADGLPLVYGRPHEVSQVLLNVVINAAQAVEERVSREPWQHGRIAIATSLGPHGVTVAVADNGPGIDPADEGRIFDPFFTTKPVGKGTGQGLAISQAIMSRHGGGIEVTNRPGEGATFFLRFPAEGAGATA; from the coding sequence GTGAACCGCCACCGTCCGCGATGCCGCAAGGCCCCAAAAGGCCCATGCGATCCCCGCGCCCCGTATTTCGAGGCCCTGTTCGACTCCCTGGACATGGGGCTGTGCTTTCTGGACACAAACCGCAAGGTGGTGGCCGTAAACGAGGCCCTGCGCCATTTTTATCCCGGGGACTTCGCCCCGGGCCGCCCCTGTCCGGGCGACGCGGACGCCTGCCGGCCCTGCCTGGCCGAGGAGGCGCTTGCGTCCGGAAAACCGGCCAACCGGGTGGCCGACGTTCTCGGTCCGGACGGCGCGACACGCCAGGTGGAAAGCGCCTGCCATCCGCTACGGGACGCGGACGGCCGGGTGTTCGGCCTGGTCGAAATCGTGCGCGACGTCAGCCGGTGCGTTTCGACCGAGCGGGAGATGGCCATGGCCGGGCAGGATATCGAGATGCTGCTCGGCTCCATCCGCTCCATCCTGGTGGGCCTGGACGGCGAGGACCGCGTGCGCCGCTTCAACGCCAGCGCCGAGGCGACCTTCGGACTTGCGGCCGGGCAGGCGACGGGAAAGGATTTCTTCGCGCTGCCCCTTGCCTGGGACGGGCGGGCGCTTCGCGAGGCCGTGACCGCCAGCCGCGACACGCTGTCCCCGGTGCGCGTGGACGAGGTGCGCTGCCGCATCCCGGATGGCAGCGAACGCGTGCTGGGGCTTACCGTCAACCCTGTGCCGGCGGCGTCCGGTTCCCAAGCCGGCGTGCTCCTCCTCGGCCAGGACCTGGCCGAGATCAAGGCCAGGGAGCTCAAGACGATCCAGGAACGGCGCATGCAGGCCATCGGCCGTCTGGCCGCCGGCATCGCCCACGAGATCAACACCCCCCTTCAGTACGTGACCTACAACGCCGGCTTTCTCGAGGAATCCTTCACGGACATCCTGCGCCTGCTTGCGGCCTGCCGGCGCCTGGCCGAGGCGGCCGCCGGCGGCAGCGAGGCCATCGCCGCCGCGGCCAGGGAACTCGACGCCCTGATCGAGGAGACGGACCTCGACTACCTGCGCCAGGAGATCCCGGCCGCCATCGCCAATTCCCGCAAAGGCCTGCACCAGGTGTCCGAGATCAGCGCGGCCATGCGCCAGATGTCCCACCCGGGCACGGGCGAATCGCTCTTTTTCGACATCAACGCCGCCGTGCGCGACATCGTCACCATCACCCGCAATGCTTGGAAACACGCGGCCGAGGTGGAATTAGAACTCGCTGACGGGCTGCCTTTGGTGTACGGTCGACCCCACGAGGTGTCCCAGGTGCTGCTCAACGTGGTCATAAACGCCGCCCAGGCGGTGGAAGAGCGCGTGAGCCGGGAACCCTGGCAACATGGCCGCATCGCCATCGCCACCAGCCTCGGGCCGCACGGCGTGACCGTCGCCGTCGCGGACAACGGCCCCGGCATCGATCCGGCCGACGAAGGGCGCATCTTCGACCCCTTTTTCACCACCAAGCCCGTCGGCAAGGGCACGGGGCAGGGGCTGGCCATAAGCCAGGCCATCATGTCCCGCCACGGCGGCGGCATCGAGGTGACGAACCGACCGGGGGAAGGAGCCACGTTTTTTCTGCGGTTTCCGGCGGAAGGCGCCGGAGCGACCGCGTAA
- a CDS encoding Tfp pilus assembly protein PilF, translating into MEAMPSPPSPQRQHKDDLFRGAFSTQIHSAIGFGSTKRKVKQNIHVFAEEQKDGSYRVRALNKNFIPSGKPRILSKEELLSNYLPEPDLYMNKVVPMMRQVRETVDAADEHRAQTEFMSAEFEYKNALRVDEEHIRATFGLGLTYLDRGEVDNANLVCRRIITLEAAFGEEHKHLFNEFGIKMRKHKMYAQALRYYFKAYRLAKRDEHLLYNIARTYYEKDKPRLARKFLDMALALNPAFEEGQSLLRAVSKKEEEEILLGGRGRGGERAAW; encoded by the coding sequence ATGGAAGCCATGCCTTCGCCCCCCTCGCCACAGCGGCAACACAAGGACGACTTGTTCCGGGGCGCCTTTTCGACCCAGATCCACTCCGCCATCGGCTTCGGCTCCACCAAGCGCAAGGTGAAGCAGAACATCCACGTCTTTGCCGAGGAGCAAAAAGACGGCTCCTACCGCGTGCGCGCCCTCAACAAGAATTTCATCCCTTCGGGCAAGCCGCGGATCCTCAGCAAGGAGGAGCTGCTTTCGAACTACCTGCCGGAACCCGACCTGTACATGAACAAGGTCGTGCCCATGATGCGCCAGGTGCGCGAGACCGTGGACGCGGCCGACGAGCACCGGGCCCAGACCGAATTCATGTCCGCCGAATTCGAATACAAAAACGCCCTGCGCGTGGACGAGGAGCACATCCGGGCCACCTTCGGCCTGGGGCTCACCTACCTCGACCGGGGCGAGGTGGACAACGCCAACCTGGTGTGCCGGCGCATCATCACCCTGGAGGCGGCCTTCGGCGAGGAGCACAAGCACCTTTTCAACGAATTCGGCATCAAGATGCGCAAGCACAAGATGTACGCCCAGGCCCTGCGGTACTATTTCAAGGCCTACCGCCTGGCGAAAAGAGACGAGCACCTGCTCTACAACATCGCCAGGACCTATTATGAAAAGGACAAGCCCAGGCTGGCCAGGAAATTCCTGGACATGGCCCTGGCCCTGAACCCCGCCTTCGAGGAAGGGCAAAGCCTTCTGCGTGCCGTCTCGAAGAAGGAAGAAGAGGAAATACTCCTCGGGGGACGTGGGCGCGGCGGGGAACGCGCCGCGTGGTGA
- a CDS encoding response regulator, with translation MDKPRILFVDDDQEILAAYARAFRKQYAVETAAGPGIGLTLLESGLEVAVVVSDLRMPDMDGVEFLGRVRELCPDAVRVILTGFADIAVAMAAVNKSKVFSFLTKPCPEEELEEALAAALRQHQLLASEKELLRGTVRGTIKLLTNLLEMVNPEAFGKSSRVKRLAVDLAAYLGMEESWRLELAAMLSQIGCAAMPADTLRKAYRGEPLPGDKAYEFAMHPRIAADLISNIPRLREVAEIIAYQEKRFDGGGLPPDATSGENIPYGARILKVALDFDTLEAMYRHKGREAEAVALTLARMRDRLGWYDPEVLDALESLATLPDGFEPRLVADGELAPGMLLDQDVLDLKGELVLGRGLELNTMSIHRLIDLGANLGRKPRWRVLVPPAEKLAFAKILDG, from the coding sequence ATGGACAAACCCCGCATCCTGTTCGTGGATGATGATCAGGAGATCCTGGCCGCGTACGCCCGCGCTTTCCGCAAGCAGTATGCCGTGGAAACGGCGGCGGGGCCCGGGATCGGACTGACGCTGCTCGAAAGCGGCCTCGAGGTGGCCGTGGTCGTCTCCGACCTGCGCATGCCCGACATGGACGGCGTGGAATTTCTGGGCCGGGTGCGCGAACTGTGCCCCGATGCCGTGCGGGTGATCCTCACCGGGTTCGCCGACATCGCCGTGGCCATGGCCGCGGTCAACAAAAGCAAGGTGTTCAGCTTCCTGACCAAGCCCTGCCCCGAGGAGGAGCTGGAGGAAGCCTTGGCAGCGGCGCTGCGCCAGCACCAGCTCCTGGCCTCGGAAAAGGAGCTTTTGCGGGGCACGGTGCGCGGCACCATCAAGCTGCTCACCAACCTGCTCGAGATGGTCAATCCGGAAGCCTTCGGCAAGTCTTCCCGGGTCAAGCGCCTGGCCGTGGACCTGGCCGCCTACCTCGGCATGGAGGAATCCTGGCGGCTGGAACTGGCCGCCATGCTGTCCCAGATCGGCTGCGCCGCCATGCCGGCCGACACCTTGCGCAAGGCCTACCGGGGAGAACCGCTGCCCGGGGACAAGGCCTACGAATTCGCCATGCATCCCAGGATCGCGGCCGACCTCATCTCCAATATCCCGCGTCTGCGCGAGGTGGCCGAGATCATCGCCTATCAGGAAAAGCGCTTCGACGGCGGCGGACTGCCCCCGGACGCGACCAGCGGGGAAAACATTCCTTACGGCGCGCGCATCCTCAAGGTCGCCCTGGATTTCGACACCCTGGAGGCCATGTACCGGCACAAGGGCCGGGAGGCCGAGGCCGTGGCCCTGACCCTGGCCCGCATGCGCGACCGGCTCGGCTGGTACGACCCGGAGGTCCTCGACGCCCTCGAATCCCTGGCCACGCTGCCGGACGGTTTCGAGCCCCGGCTCGTCGCGGACGGGGAGCTTGCCCCGGGCATGCTGCTCGACCAGGACGTGCTCGACCTCAAGGGGGAACTGGTCCTTGGCCGGGGGCTCGAACTCAATACCATGTCCATACACCGGCTGATCGACCTTGGCGCGAACCTTGGCAGAAAACCGCGCTGGCGGGTCCTGGTCCCCCCGGCCGAAAAACTGGCCTTTGCCAAAATCCTCGACGGCTAA